A stretch of DNA from Tachysurus vachellii isolate PV-2020 chromosome 4, HZAU_Pvac_v1, whole genome shotgun sequence:
ctctctctctctctctctctctctctcacacacacacacacatacacacaaacactctccactcccccatctctctctctctctctctctctctctctctctcacacacacacacatacacacaaacactctccactcccccatctctctctctctctctctctctctctctctctctctctctctctctctctcacacacacacatacacacaaacactctccactcccccatctctctctctctctctctatgtctctctctctctctctatctctctctctctctctctctatgtctctctctctctctgtctctctctctgtctctctctgtctctctctctctctgtctctctctctctctatctctctctgtctctctctctctctgtctctctctgtctctctctctctctatctctctctgtctctctctctctctctctctctatctctctctctctctctctctgtctctctctctctgtctctctctctctctctctctctctctatctatctctctctctctatgtctctctctctctctgtctctctctatgtctctctctctctctgtctctctctctctctctctctctgtctctctctctctctctctctgtctctctctctctctctctctctctctctctctctctctctctctctctcttcctcagaGATATTAATCTTTGACAGAAGCTGAAGACAGGGTTATTAAGAGATCTGTGCTGCAGTGTGAAGAGTTCTTCAGTGGTgcagcttttaaataaaaaatgaatttaaaactaaagtaagttcacaaacaataaaagtCACAGTCTTGTGTGTTGCTTTGTCACATGTGGACGTGGCCTTTGCAGCGAGAAATTTAAAACAGATTAAAGAACAAACTCTTCAAGTAAAAATCTCTTGTGTGATTTATATCTTACTCACTCAGCTACGTGTGCTCACCAAAGCCCCAGAGATATCTTCTGCCTTCTTCTCAGCTTTATGTATGACAGGAGAAGATGAAACCAGGGCTATAAGACTTTCAGAAACATCAGAACACACACTCTGTAGCATCAGACTGAGGAATCATACCAGACCATGGCTTTGCTTTGTCacttatattattataagatGATTCATTACTAATCAGTGACAGAATTTAGTCTTTGTGTCAGTTACACAGGTCTGTATCGTTACTCGTGAGTGTGAGAGCAGCATGAGGATGAGCGCTTAACCATTCAATATCACATCACACTGATTTTCACCTGGGAACTGTgaatggaatgtgtgtgtacgtgtgtgtgtgtgtgtgtgtgtgtgtgtccattttagtaaaacatgatgtgtatgtgcttgttttttgtaGGATGAGCACGAGATTCCTTCCAGTGTGTTTGTAAAGGATTCGATTCATGATGCTGAAAATGAATCCCTCTCTCCTGATGCTAACCGCTCACAGGAAGAGGGTGAGCTTCACACCGTCCAGCTTTCCTCAGATGAGGATCTTGATGAAGAGCAGGAGGATGAGGAACAGTTTGTGGAAGTGATAGAGCCACTAGAGAAATCTCGTGCTGAGAAGATCAAACGCTCCAGTCTAAAAAAGGTGGACAGTCTGAAAAAGGCTTTCTCCCGTGAAAACTTTGAGAAGAAGATGAACAAGATAGTCTCTGTGGAGAAACGTGAGAAGATCAAGAAGAGTCTGAGTCAGAAGAACAAGGGCGGTTCTTTTAAAATCTTCCACACCAAGAAGAATCGGGATGGAGGTGAGGAACATGCAGAGCATGAGACCTTCAGTGAGATCCATGCTGACCTCGCTCCAGCTCAGGAGGAAGACGCAGAGCTCGAGGAACTGGCCAAGGAGAAGATGGGAGGGGCCAAGGAGAAAGAGGAAGTGGAGGAAGTGGAGAAGGAGGAATTGGAAGTCAACAAAGTGGTGGTCTCACTGGATGATAGTGCTGAGAACgtgctgtcaatcacagaggGGCTCAGGGCAGAGTATGCTCTCTCAGCTACTCTGCCTCAGGAAACCACCCAcatatcccacaatgcactgcatggagaggaggaggaggaggaggaagaggaagaggaagagcacagagagagagaggaaggtgaTGAAGGTAAAGAGGAAAACACTGCAGCTGAGATAAGATCTTAAAGCTTGTTCATTTCACTCCTCCTGCTGATCTCAGTGCTGATACATTGGAaatgatgatgtcatgatgatgtaatgatgtaatgatgtcatgcTGAAACAAGAGCATTTCCAGAACTAGGTAAAATTCTGATGTcactgggttttttttactGGAATTAACCATGTAAGTGTAAACAGTGTTTGTCAGAAACGCCTTTGTTGATGTCTCTAAAATCCAAAAATCTAACATTTAGTGTGTAAAATTTTAACttctattaaaaaaagtgagaaaaacatcagaaattctgaatacacaacacatactgCATGATCTTTAAAAAGACACTACAATAAGATGAATGTCTAATGTTTTAATCTCGTATCTACATTCATGTAACTCTTGAAACTTTACTGAAATATTCGTgaaatattaaactttaatcTCTTTTTCATCCTTAACACT
This window harbors:
- the cavin2b gene encoding caveolae-associated protein 2b, which encodes MGEDELQVEKSNMEVEHESQELLVPSDPQVSHNDPSHNDPSHLLQLGETHEVNAITVLTLLDQLVKMLDSVQEKQQHMEEWQGVMEESVRHIQNDMNKLVKNNSVTTNSVSKLLEKNRKISAIMKDVREKMERQTGQVKKLEDNHNYLLHRDNFRVLIFQDEHEIPSSVFVKDSIHDAENESLSPDANRSQEEGELHTVQLSSDEDLDEEQEDEEQFVEVIEPLEKSRAEKIKRSSLKKVDSLKKAFSRENFEKKMNKIVSVEKREKIKKSLSQKNKGGSFKIFHTKKNRDGGEEHAEHETFSEIHADLAPAQEEDAELEELAKEKMGGAKEKEEVEEVEKEELEVNKVVVSLDDSAENVLSITEGLRAEYALSATLPQETTHISHNALHGEEEEEEEEEEEEHREREEGDEGKEENTAAEIRS